A part of Aspergillus oryzae RIB40 DNA, chromosome 7 genomic DNA contains:
- a CDS encoding uncharacterized protein (predicted protein), whose amino-acid sequence MVTYRLGKQLISLDLPDTTKKEVDFTDTSFFTTSPHRHLPTPAQVRAMSKDIDTSSQPTPIKFRNLNLIVKFGLYVTIVEALNLWMVKKVFHDKVPVPGLFGWRVDDEGYVFIYMELIEGPTLEECWNRLCNIEKRAISDQLSRIAETLRQLEQDPSDQFIVSKSSTTGSLIPVMVYFRIMGK is encoded by the exons ATGGTTACGTATAGACTGGGAAAACAGCTCATATCTTTGGACTTACCCGACACCACGAAGAAAGAGGTCGACTTTACCGATACCTCATTCTTCACCACCAGCCCACACCGCCACCTCCCAACACCTGCCCAGGTCAGGGCTATGTCCAAAGATATCGATACAAGCTCTCAACCAACTCCTATCAAATTTAGAAATCTCAACCTGATTGTCAAATTCGGTCTTTATGTGACAATTGTCGAGGCACTGAATCTGTGGATGGTCAAAAAGGTTTTTCATGACAAAGTTCCAGTGCCTGGGCTTTTTGGCTGGCgggtcgatgatgaaggctaTGTGTTCATATATATGGAGCTCATCGAAGGACCAACACTCGAAGAGTGCTGGAATCGTCTATGCAATATTGAGAAGAGGGCCATCTCTGATCAACTATCACGGATTGCGGAGACTCTGCGGCAACTCGAGCAAGACCCCTCTGATCAGTTTATCG TATCAAAGAGTTCAACGACTGGTTCACTTATCCCAGTCATGGTTTACTTCCGGATAATGGGGAAATAA
- a CDS encoding uncharacterized protein (predicted protein), producing the protein MPMLYGEGGEKAFLRLQEEIMKQSDDQTIFAWTNKRAPEYSLGGLLATTPAHFEDSQDIIAYQQWEPTPPYAMTNRGLRIDLPLHDIMQGRRGRDFIALLRCGVSQDIKGQTGYKFLAICLTRLSLFDNRSCHL; encoded by the exons ATGCCCATGCTATACggcgagggaggagaaaaagcttTTCTTCGCctccaggaagagatcatGAAGCAATCAGACGATCAGACTATCTTTGCTTGGACTAACAAAAGGGCGCCTGAGTACAGCCTTGGTGGTCTACTCGCAACGACCCCAGCGCACTTTGAAGATAGCCAGGACATCATAGCTTACCAGCAATGGGAGCCTACCCCACCATATGCAATGACGAACAGGGGCTTGCGTATTGATTTGCCACTTCACGACATCATGCAGGGGCGGCGGGGGCGCGACTTTATAGCACTCCTTCGTTGTGGCGTTTCCCAAGACATCAAGGGCCAAACCGGATACAAGTTCCTGGCTATATGTCTAACCCGGCTTTCACTTTTTGATAATAG GTCATGTCATCTTTAA
- a CDS encoding NADAR family protein (predicted protein), translating to MPRKTKTSQQQQNQDKDPLKQNPHIRTTPTHIFFHSGPLSNWHPSTPPFPGHRALTLCLPDLDALGIPHPSLQSAVTRLISSWSFTCGEQWMMAMKGWLFEDIPGLDSGVDISDEEFEGVRAVALGISEPLPECIREKAIWDSTVASVLRTRQPRVQKALGRCAEGFREDVWEFASEVIVIAGCVARAEVDDALREVYLASGGRRFVEGSVRDRVWGVGLRWDSGEIEDEGNWRGRNWLGRCHDEAARVVRASFE from the coding sequence ATGCCACGCAAAACAAAAAcctcccaacaacaacaaaaccaaGACAAGGACCCCCTAAAACAAAACCCCCACATCCgcacaaccccaacccacatcttcttccactccGGCCCCCTCTCAAACTGGCATCCCAGCACGCCCCCCTTCCCGGGCCACAGAGCCCTAACCCTCTGTCTCCCCGACCTCGACGCCCTCGGCATCCCCCACCCATCTCTCCAATCCGCCGTAACAAGGCTAATAAGCTCCTGGTCCTTCACCTGCGGCGAGCAATGGATGATGGCCATGAAGGGGTGGTTATTTGAGGATATACCCGGGTTGGATTCGGGGGTGGATATCTCggatgaggagtttgagggTGTTAGGGCTGTTGCTTTGGGGATTTCTGAACCGTTACCTGAGTGTATCAGGGAAAAGGCGATATGGGATTCGACAGTTGCGAGTGTGTTGAGGACGAGGCAGCCGAGGGTGCAGAAGGCTTTGGGGCGCTGTGCGGAGGGGTTCAGGGAGGATGTTTGGGAGTTTGCGAGTGAGGTTATTGTCATTGCTGGGTGTGTGGCGAGGGCCGAGGTAGATGATGCTTTGAGGGAGGTTTATCTTGCGAGTGGGGGACGGAGGTTTGTGGAGGGGAGTGTGAGGGATCgggtttggggggttgggttGAGGTGGGATTCGGGGGAGATTGAGGATGAGGGGAattggagggggaggaatTGGTTGGGGAGGTGTCATGATGAGGCGGCGAGGGTTGTGAGAGCGTCTTTTGAATAG
- a CDS encoding uncharacterized protein (predicted protein), which translates to MAPRTIYLISTRSSKTQRAHFAIWVPSAQQPTSGSLINVVGAPMIGFAHEFKRCYEPAGSTEPYEIWPIGEVDSAHIFDWPEGGCNIRTDPKGDLEIAAAQVPAPGVSRDTMAPVDHVCSFYLLWCLVLLGCLLLTFEMMQTTNRRCQEWTMDYVRYLVAKGYIGAEAIEIVQSKRDSPTHGLVCDEWLRSWGMDVEERSDDVGIRSLAS; encoded by the coding sequence ATGGCACCACGCACCATCTACCTCATCTCAACCAGGTCCTCAAAAACCCAACGAGCTCACTTCGCAATCTGGGTTCCATCAGCTCAACAACCCACAAGCGGCAGCCTAATCAACGTCGTCGGCGCACCGATGATCGGCTTCGCCCACGAGTTCAAAAGATGCTATGAGCCGGCCGGAAGCACCGAACCATACGAAATATGGCCGATTGGCGAGGTCGACTCCGCACATATTTTTGACTGGCCGGAGGGGGGTTGCAATATACGTACTGATCCTAAAGGGGACCTGGAGATTGCTGCCGCACAGGTGCCGGCACCGGGGGTTAGTCGGGATACCATGGCGCCTGTTGATCATGTATGTTCGTTCTATCTTTTGTGGTGTCTGGTATTGTTGGGTTGTTTGTTGCTGACTTTTGAGATGATGCAGACTACGAATAGGAGGTGTCAGGAATGGACGATGGATTATGTGCGTTATTTGGTTGCGAAGGGATATATTGGGGCTGAGGCGATTGAAATCGTTCAATCTAAGCGTGATTCTCCTACTCATGGATTGGTTTGCGACGAGTGGCTCCGCAGCTGGGGAAtggatgttgaggagagGTCTGATGATGTTGGGATCCGCAGTTTGGCCTCTTAG
- a CDS encoding phytanoyl-CoA dioxygenase family protein (protein involved in biosynthesis of mitomycin antibiotics/polyketide fumonisin): protein MTVPNGTHKTVPSRLFQIETPNLEDFKKICSQTTDKSTYPLAASIDHNIPIYDARTLDLQNTSLTTTQQDEWYHILSTGPGILVLKGMYDPTQYADTLNTTNQAFTSIITRERASSTKKGDHFAASGKNDRIWNSFSKHALEDPSSFINYYSNPWLRLVSETWLGPAYRVTAQVNVVKPGGAAQDSHRDYHLGFQDLQTCASFPRNIQLASQHLTLQGAVAHSDMPLQSGPTRFLPFSQTYEPGYLAWRREDFRAFFQEKYVALPLEFGDGLFFNPAVFHAAGANETEPTPDGGFHRKANLLQISSGLGKAMESIDVVPIVERCWGTLLERFKHAGEVDRGLENFVKAVADGYPFPTNLDKRPPAPNGMAPESEQEIIVRGLREGWGTERAVEELRKMRADSWA, encoded by the coding sequence ATGACAGTTCCAAACGGAACCCACAAAACCGTCCCCAGCCGACTATTCCAGATTGAAACCCCCAATCTGGAAGACTTCAAGAAAATCTGCTCCCAAACCACCGACAAATCCACCTACCCACTCGCAGCATCCATAGAccacaacatccccatctaCGATGCCCGCACCCTGGACCTCCAAAACACctccctcaccaccacccagcAAGACGAATGGTACCACATCCTAAGCACAGGACCCGGCATCCTCGTCCTAAAAGGCATGTACGACCCAACCCAATATGCCGACACCCTCAACACGACCAACCAAGCCTTCACAAGCATCATCACCCGCGAACGCGCCTCCAGCACCAAAAAAGGCGACCACTTCGCCGCGAGCGGCAAAAACGACCGCATCTGGAACTCCTTCAGCAAACACGCCCTCGAAGAcccttcctccttcatcaaTTACTACTCCAACCCCTGGCTCCGCCTCGTCAGCGAAACCTGGCTCGGCCCCGCCTACCGCGTCACCGCACAAGTCAACGTCGTCAAACCCGGTGGCGCAGCCCAGGACAGTCACCGCGATTACCATCTCGGCTTCCAGGATCTGCAGACCTGTGCTTCCTTTCCGAGGAATATCCAGCTCGCGAGCCAGCATCTGACTCTCCAGGGCGCGGTCGCGCATAGCGACATGCCGCTACAGAGCGGACCGACTCGGTTCTTGCCGTTCAGCCAGACCTATGAACCAGGGTATCTTGCCTGGCGACGGGAAGACTTCAGGgctttcttccaggagaaaTATGTAGCTTTGCCTTTGGAGTTCGGGGACGGGCTGTTTTTTAACCCGGCTGTTTTCCATGCCGCGGGTGCGAATGAGACCGAACCCACTCCTGATGGGGGGTTTCATCGCAAGGCCAACTTGTTGCAGATTAGTAGTGGGTTGGGGAAGGCGATGGAGAGTATTGATGTCGTGCCGATTGTGGAGAGGTGTTGGGGGACGTTGTTGGAGAGGTTTAAGCATGCTGGGGAGGTGGATAGGGGGTTGGAGAATTTTGTCAAGGCTGTTGCGGATGGGTATCCGTTTCCGACGAATTTGGATAAAAGGCCGCCGGCGCCGAATGGCATGGCGCCGGAGAGTGAGCAGGAGATTATTGTTAGGGGGTTGAGGGAGGGGTGGGGGACTGAGAGGGCTGTCGAGGagttgaggaagatgagggcgGATTCTTGGGCTTAG